The window TCAGCTTATGACTATGGTCTTTTAGACGGGCACGAGCTGCTATCTTTAGAACGCATCCAAGAAGAATGGAAGATCTGGAAAGATTTGCTCGATGGCGGGGATTTCAACGGTGAGAAAAGTGATGCCGATCCTGGTATTCGCTCTGATTGGTGGAATGCCCAATGGATACCCCTGACCTATGACGGTGCTGGCAATCATGATTGTCTAGACCTAAATCCAGGCGAAGGGGGCAACCGGGGGCAAATCATTGAAATGTGGCACGATGCTCCAGAGAGGGTAATTGTTGCATCAAGTTTTCGGGAGTGGTTAGAGCAATATGCCACGGGGTTGGAGTCGGGAGAGTTTATTTTTTCTGAGGAAGGCAACGGCATCGTCAATGCAGATGATCTGTAGTATTGAGCATCCACACTCGATATTGGGCGATCGCAGTCAGGTAAGCAAAAACCACCACCAAGGATATGTCAAATAGTTTGTGTCAAGGTCAGACATCTATAGTGGGAGGCGATCTCCAAACTCAATGGCGAATCCGTTGAAAGCAGGCTTCCAATCTCGAATTGGCATCGTCCATTTTTTGACAATATT of the Neosynechococcus sphagnicola sy1 genome contains:
- a CDS encoding SMI1/KNR4 family protein is translated as MQEIWARIESWLAANAPQLLDTLQPGASETQIKAVEAVLGIQFPKEVRASYRIHNGQSAYDYGLLDGHELLSLERIQEEWKIWKDLLDGGDFNGEKSDADPGIRSDWWNAQWIPLTYDGAGNHDCLDLNPGEGGNRGQIIEMWHDAPERVIVASSFREWLEQYATGLESGEFIFSEEGNGIVNADDL